A window of Rubricoccus marinus contains these coding sequences:
- a CDS encoding HAD family hydrolase — translation MSAAPQFVYFDLDDTLLDHRLAEHRALADFHAHHAEHLGHLEFSDLHTAYRTHNGPLWRQYGRGQITKEELKRLRFAHTLSALGVTALDPDTASGVYLDRYSAHWDWAAGAREAFHAVADVLPVGVLTNGFKEQQRAKLAHLPEIAERCAPEAVLIAEEIGAWKPTPAAFDLATERAGVPPEAILYVGDSLHSDVEGGTQAGWTVAWKDGDPEHDNFASLAFTDWADVLRLAGA, via the coding sequence ATGTCCGCAGCCCCGCAGTTCGTCTACTTCGACCTCGACGACACGCTTCTCGACCACCGGCTGGCCGAGCACCGCGCCCTCGCGGACTTTCACGCCCACCACGCGGAGCACCTGGGGCACCTGGAGTTCAGCGACCTCCACACGGCCTACCGCACCCACAACGGGCCATTGTGGCGGCAGTACGGGCGCGGCCAGATCACCAAGGAGGAACTCAAGCGCCTCCGCTTTGCCCACACGCTGAGCGCCCTGGGCGTGACCGCTCTCGACCCTGACACTGCCTCTGGCGTGTACTTGGACCGCTACAGCGCGCACTGGGACTGGGCCGCTGGCGCGCGCGAGGCGTTCCACGCCGTTGCGGACGTGCTCCCGGTCGGGGTCCTCACCAACGGGTTCAAGGAGCAGCAGCGGGCCAAGCTGGCGCACCTGCCGGAGATCGCCGAGCGTTGCGCGCCAGAGGCCGTCCTCATCGCCGAGGAGATCGGCGCCTGGAAGCCGACTCCAGCGGCGTTCGACCTCGCGACCGAACGTGCGGGCGTGCCGCCAGAGGCCATCCTCTACGTCGGCGACTCGCTCCACTCCGACGTGGAAGGCGGCACACAGGCGGGTTGGACCGTCGCATGGAAAGACGGCGACCCGGAGCACGACAACTTCGCCTCTCTGGCGTTTACCGACTGGGCCGACGTGCTGCGCCTCGCGGGCGCTTAG